A window from Leishmania mexicana MHOM/GT/2001/U1103 complete genome, chromosome 33 encodes these proteins:
- a CDS encoding putative adenylate kinase: MKIVLMGAPGCGKGTQSPYIQDRYGVCHLSTGDMLRDAVARKTANGKLAKDAMDSGKLVSDDIVFGIVKDSIKNPECRYGYILDGYPRTLKQAQMMEDAGEKIDKVIEFSVPDEVILERTSGRWIHKPSGRTYHEVFRPPKTPRKDDITGEELYQRPDDRREVCEKRLDIYKNETRPLADYFTKEGVYSVINANQTIDEVRKAIATLLDPIGIATGLK, translated from the coding sequence ATGAAGATCGTGCTCATGGGCGCCCCTGGCTGCGGTAAGGGCACGCAGAGCCCGTACATACAGGACAGGTACGGTGTGTGCCATCTATCGACGGGTGATAtgctgcgcgacgcggtggcgcggaAGACTGCAAACGGAAAACTGGCGAAGGACGCCATGGATTCGGGCAAGCTTGTCAGTGACGACATCGTGTTTGGGATTGTGAAGGATAGCATTAAGAACCCTGAGTGCCGCTACGGCTACATCCTAGACGGCTACCCGCGCACGCTGAAGCAGGCGCAAATGATGGAGGACGCCGGGGAGAAGATAGACAAGGTAATCGAGTTCAGCGTTCCGGACGAGGTCATCCTGGAGCGGACGAGTGGCCGGTGGATTCACAAGCCGAGCGGGCGCACGTACCACGAGGTGTTCCGCCCTCCGAAGACGCCCAGGAAGGATGACATAACGGGTGAGGAGCTCTATCAACGTCCCGACGATCGTCGCGAGGTGTGCGAGAAGCGCCTGGACATCTATAAGAATGAGACTCGCCCTCTCGCCGACTACTTTACCAAGGAGGGCGTGTATTCGGTTATCAACGCCAACCAAACGATCGACGAGGTTCGAAAGGCCATCGCTACTTTGCTGGACCCCATTGGCATTGCAACGGGTCTCAAGTAG